The DNA segment CCACACTGtgggaaatgtattttgtttGGTCTCCATCTTACCATGTCCTTCATCTAGTATTGTGGCTGTGGCATTCCAGGCAGGTTGTGGTCTAACAAAGTGACTTTTCCAACCTAATTTCGGCAGTGCTGGACTAGATGGACAAAGGATGGGAACTGGTATAAGGAAAAGAAGTCTTCTTAAGTCTTTGATAGAGAAAATATTGCACAGGTGTTGGCTTTTATCCAATGAATCCTGATAGATTTAAGACAGAAATGGGCCAAATAACAGAAACTGTAGAATAGCACATCATTTTGCTCACATGTAATGCTTAGTGCATGGTTCTGAGGGACTGTTGTTTTTCTCTCAGGTTTTGGAGTGAGCGAGCCATTAATATTGGAAGCTTATTCCATACTGTGCAGCTCTTTTGATGCATCCGTGCATTTCTGTTGGTTTCCATGGTAATGATATCCAGTTCATTGAGTGGCTACGGTGCCCTGCTGTTCCAGGCGGTGTTTTCTGCAGTGAGCGTGCTCGGATTGATTGAGTTATTTTGAAAAACACAACAACGTTGAACAGCCACAATGTTGATCACCACATTGGCATTTTTCACAGTCAAACGTTCAAACGATGGTActtacatggggggggggggatgatgtcATGCAGAAGGAGCCATGTCAGTGTATATAACTTATTATATAACACAGCCCAATAATTTTTTTgtggtgtcttagtttttaggcctgtttctggggttccTTGGGGGCGCTGATTAAGAAAATTAcactgaatagaccacatcagctccagtctCTGGGATATGGTTACAATGGTTTTTTATGAGTGAGCAGATAGTGACTGGTACATGGCATATCTTCTGTATCTGAAATACTAGCTCCGATAGAGAAAAATGGagacatttttggaatcagtcagtcaaatatacccagaaacaggactaacatttgaggcaacaaaatgtgtgttgaccaaTGTAAGTATTAGCTGCTGAAATTCTCTTTAtcacaaaatcattattattattaataataataataataataataataataataataataataataataataaaccagggttgttgtatgtctttcgggctgtgtgaccatgttccagaagtattctctcctgacgtttcgcccagatctatggcaggcatcctcagaggttgtgaggtatggataaactaagtaaggaaaggaaacaaagaaaatccaacaaatgctacggtcagcgaaggacaagagggatcctctctcctctgcaggagtctaccagatatcatgcagctgtggacaagtatacatagggaccaccaaacacagtgctcaaacaagagtcaaagaacatgaaaggcactgcagactaattcaaccagagaaatcagccatagcagagcatttgatgaaccagcctggacacaggatactatttgagaacacaaaaatgctggaccattctaacaactatcatgtcagactacacagagaagccattgaaatccacaagcatgtggacaacttcaacagaaaggaagaaaccatgaaaatgaacaaaatctggctaccagtattacaaaactccaaaatcaaaacagtagatgggaaccaacacaatgaggacttgactgaacaaaggatgcccccaggcaagggacaaaacatttccaatgccaattagggtgattaactgaaacattaatgctggctcccagtgacaaagaactcttgccacaccttggactctccacagatatatattctttcctttccttacttagtttatccatacctcacaacctctgaggatgcctgccatagatgtgggcgaaacgtcaggagagaatacttctggaacatggccacacagcccgaaagacatacaacaaccctgtgatcccggccatgaaagccttcgacaacacaataataaaccagttcaggtggtcccggtggtgatcggctcattgggtgccgtgccaaaagatctcagccggcatttggaaacaatagacattgacaaaatcacgatctgccaactgcaaaaggccacccataagcactttgcattgttttaaacttgtatattgtattttatgactattttatgactttttaaactgttttaatcgttttagtttatcgtatatcagtgtaacggcatcaattgccacttgtaagccgccctgagtcccctcgggtgagaagggcggggtataaataattgaaataaataaataaataaataaataaatactgggatctgcacgcatcatccgaaaatacatcacacagtcctagacacttgggaagtgttcgacttgtgattttgtgatatgaaatccagcatatctatcttgtttgctgtgtcataataaaataataataataataataataataataataataataataataataatgataacaacaactttatttttatattcccccctccatctccccgaaggaactcggggtggctaacatggggccaagcccagataatcacagtaataaaaaaatacatacataaaacagtcATTgacaaacaattaaaaccagataaaaacacatttaagagTAAACACAGGAGCCCATTACTCTTCCTCATGGGAACATCTTAATACTAAGCCTTGAATTCTCTCTGTGAAAGATGAAAACACTCTTGTGGTTAATGCTGCCACAGAACCTTTGGATTGCCTGTTGATTTTTCTACAAAATCCAGATATAATCCTTATGGCATTGCTCCGTGGTGGACTGTGATGCCCAACAATCAGACCTTAGTGTCAAAAGTAATCATTTATTggaattcaacaacaacaactctttattgattagtcagtattgaccatatcaaaacatgtaaaacatacaaaacgtacacccttacccataacatacagtaaaatcatgtaaaacagtaaaaccatgtaaaaacaaggcatcctggcctactagcctaccaacccactccttggtagttgtgcaagtacagaataaaaagattaaaattaagattaattattcccttaaggtaaggtttaagcggggacaagggtaagtaaaactagtggcttgtccatagtaaaatgttaaatttggattttgttattggcattaatatcacagctgtctgcttccatcttctcgcggatggcgtgtcaaaagcaacaataacaaacACTTCCTTGTCTTGCGTGACATTAATCTTTTGCTGTTTGAGGCGCAGGGATCCATAATGTTGGCTTTTTCAAATCTCTATTTTGATGTTCACTAATGGTTTTTTGAAACTGGATATCAGAttcctgaatattttttttttacaaagccaAGAGTGAAGCATTTAAAAACGAACATTTGTACATCTTTAGAGATACGCCAGATAGTTTTGCCCGGGTGCTCTTCAAACGCTGTGTTTCCATAGTAACATGTTTTTTCAAAAGTGCCAAACCCAGGCATTATCCTTGAGTGACTTTGGTGCTTCTGGATTTTTCTCCACTCAGGTGATTGAAGAAATTGAAGAGATGATGCAAAATTCACCAGACCCTGTGGAGGAAGAAGAGATTCTGGAGGAAGACGATGGCGGAGAAACCAGCAGCCAGGCTGATTCGGTCCTTCTGCAGGAGATGCAGGCTTTGTCACAAACCCTCAACAACAACTGGTCCCATGAAGGTGAAGTTGTCTGGAGAGGGCAGGAAGTCTATGGAAGAGGAATATGTTGCTGTTTCAAAGCCCGGTTATCTGTCCCATTGCCAGTCTTTTCTGGAGTGCAATATTTCCTCAGGTTTCTTtaggtttttcctaatgttaagTTTGGAGGGATTTTAATGTATCAGTGCTCTCCATCAATGTCCGTCTGCATAGCCTCTCCCAGTACTATTTTAAGAAGAAGTGTCCAGTCTTCTCTGTATGTGTAGAATGCAGTGTTTTTTTGTGTAACTCCACCTTGAGTATTTACATATGTAATTCTCTATCACTGTTTAACATGGTACAGTTCAAGGAAACATTTGCCATTTGAGTCTACTGAATATCTCAATGTATTCTCCATTTAATAAAGCAGTAGGGTAGCTGACCCACCTTCTTTTGTTTGAAGATATCAAACTGCAGGGAGACACACACCTTAGGGTTGAGGTTTATTAGACAGGTTGAATGCAATATCTCCACATCATAACAAAGTCCACTGTTGGATTCTTATTGCAAATATCCTGGTGAAAATGGTAAATTTGTGCCAAATTGCTTTTTTTAATCTCTAGGTAGAGATGTAAATATGAATGCAAAGTATCAGTTAGGAAAAGGACCAAAAAGCAGAGAGATCTGGAAAACTAATTTATGAATAGTTGCCATAATTTCAATACCAAGGCCCTATGGGAAAACTTTGTCCTGCTGATctgcattaggcttgtgcatagattcggAGTGTTTGGTTACCTTCGACCAATCTTGCTTGTTCGGCTTGGCCGGATGGCTGTAACGGTAAGGGTTCAGCCGTCACATTTTTTCATCTGTTACAGGACCACATGGCATTTCCACCTCTATTTACTGTCCTACTTATGCAAAGAAATAAACAGTGCAGGGGACTGGAAATGGtggcaatgcaaaaaaaaaaaaaaaaaaaaaggaagaaaaggtccaatatttatttatttatattttattttatttgctacatttatatcccgctcttctcaccctggaggggactcagagcagcttacaaatcaaatgtacatacaatatattattagcatagcacaatataagcatttaattactatattgtactatatcattatatggtaatattagtaatattacatttaatatataatatataattaatattattatattatattattagtagtataatattgtattacattataatattattatcaatattataatattGGTACTTCCCTCCATAGACACAACAATTGGAAAGGAACTGTGGGACTTGATTATAGATCTCCGGCATTTCATTTTGTTCAGCCTTGAAATCCCATTTCAAGTTTCTCCTCGTGATGTTGAATACCGAAGATGTTAACGCCAATCTAGGGCCACTCAGTACTAGATCATGGGCAATTGTCTCTTTTCTGATTTTGCTGAACCACATCTCTTGCCAGACCTAGTTCATATAGTCAATTCTGACAGTTGCTTGGAGTTACTGTTCATTTCTGGGAAGGACACAAATGTCTTGTCCCTTTACCTATCATTGAATAGGATGTGATTTTGTTAATGTGCTCTGAAATGTGAGATGTTCTTGTAGTTGTCCCATTCTGGTAGAATCTCAAACACGTTCATAAATAATGATAATGTGAATTCAAAAGTCTGATTTGTACTGTCCTTTAAcactggtttatttatttgtaggCTGCCCCATCCCTAGAGCCTGGGGTGAGTTGCAATTCTTAAAACCAACAAACAGTCTGCCTGAGTGAAACATACAAGTCAATAGAATCACAAGTCATTGCTTCTAGCCCATTGACGAGGCTTTTAGCTCTTGGTGTGAAAAACTAAACCAAGGCAAAAGGTCACCTGTTGATtataactaaggccccttctacagtcaaataaaatccagattatcttcttagaactggattatatgaccatgtagactcatataatccagttcaaagcagataatgtatattatctgctttgataatctggattatatggcagtacaaaAGGGGCcttatcagataatctgggattggatcctggaatatagtgcagtgtagatccaaccttagttttaaaaaagtaatagttCTGTTGTGTTTTGTGATGGCTAAATCTAATCTGGAGTACTGTGTTCaatttttggtgcttcattttaaGGATACAAATGGAAGCAGGTTTAGAGAAGAATACTGATGTGAAGAGGCATGAAGAGCAAAATATAAGAGGAAAGGTTGAAGGAACTGGGCATGTTCAACTTGGTGAAAAGAAGAcggaggtcccatctacactgccatataaaatccatattacctgctttgaactggattatatcgcagtgtagactcatgtattccagttcaaagcagatagtgtgggttatctgctttgataatctggattaattgGCAGTGTAAAGGCCCCAGAGGATAGGGCAAGGTGTAATGATTTTAAGTTGCAGGAGACTAGATTTCAATCAAATATTGGAATAAACTTCTTTGCAGTTAGAgcagttcagcagtagaactaattgcctagagaggtagtggggtctccttctctgggcagGGAGAGCCCTTTGCTTCTATGTTTCACAAGGCAAAGTATCAAGGGTCAGCCCTGTCTTCCTAAATCCACCCGCTCTCCTTTGTCCATGTGCTCCCACTGACACTGACCTGTGTGCCTGTCTCTTCccattctccaaaggcttgggcCACATGTCCTCCTCGGAGCTTTCCGAGCTCCTGGACCAAGTCGAGGGGGCCATCCGGGACTACTCAGAGGAACTGGTGCAGCAGCTGGCTCGGCGGGATGAGCTGGAATttgagaaggaggtgaagaactCCTTCATCACAGTGTTGATGGAAGTCCAGAACAAGCAGAAAGAGCACAGAGAGCTGATGAAAAGGAGGCGGAAAGAGAAAGGGCTGAGTCTACAGGGCAGCCGGATAGAAAGGGCAACCCAAATGCCTCTCAAGGTGtgtgaaacattgcagaatatgttTTCTATTGGTAAGTAGAGGGCTGGGGTTGATTCTAAGGTAACATTACTGTACTGAATTTGTGTTGCAAAAGCAACCTCGAAAATGCtgttcaaaaatccccaaatgaATGGCCACAAGCTGATCGTCCGGTTGGTATTTTTTCACCTGCAGCATGGCACTCGTACTGCTTCTTGGGCAGTATAGTCTTTGCCatgctttttgctttttgtgAACTCATAACTAGGGTCGGTGGTACAATTCATCCCAAgtgcaaaatgtaaaaaaaacataaaagatCTTCCACTGCAAGACCTGATGGTGGTCATTTTGTACTGTGTGTTGCTCTTCCTGTGCAGAAGCAAAATGTAGGCAAGGTCCTTATGAGCTGGGCAGTTGGGTGGGAGAAGCAGACCGAGAAGGCTGAGATGGAAatcttttattgttttttctattctgacccatcttcttgagtcatcaaaatctaattctaacaATCTTGTTAATTGGCAGGCTTCATAATAGACTTGTAGATTGGGTGCCCCCCATCCTCCGTTCTGTTCTGAGGAATAGAATACTGAATTgggaattctatttttatttctacctgTTATCCAGGTTTTTGTTGAATTgtcccatttcttaattattttactaGGGACACTATATGGAAGGACTTGAAATAGGAATAGAAATTTGGGGAGAACCATCATTTTGActatcttaattttgtttgacATATCCCAGTTCCGATTATTCTAATTACAAATTTGattgtttacttttttccataaatggttataatttaattgaattatattgtttaaatttgaaaggagaactaaatatatatcaggccgaatcaaaaagaattgggatctgaaatggggaagtttgatagataaagtcaaaggacaaagaaaatataaagaactgaatcattctctacttacaattgatcaattaaaataatatctgaacgaaagaaagtactgttcccagagggagggggagggggggaggggtgaaaaactacttgacataaatgggagataaaagtggaattagcaagtgtaatgttacagagaatatgtgattggatgtatatgttgatggattttgttgttgttctactgatatttacaataaaaacatactaaaAAAAAGATGGAAATCTTTAAGTTtataaagtaaggtaaaggtttcccctgacgttaagttcagtccaCTCtgcggggtggtgctcatctccatttctaagccgaagagccggagttgtccgtagacacctccaaggtcatgtggccagcatgactgcatggagcgccgttaccttcccgccggagcagtacctattgatctactcacatttgcatgttttcaaactgctaggttggcagaagctggagctaacagcgggcgctcactccgctccctgggtttgaaactgggacctttcagtctgcaagttcagcagctcagcacattaacacactgagccactggttTATAGGTCACCTGAAATCCTTTGAGAGGCCACATGAGACCCACGTTTATAGGTTTTCAGGTCACCTGAAATCCTTTGGGAGGCCACATGAGTCCCATGGGTCGTATGTTATGCAGATCTGATTTAAACAATGGATTAGCAATTTTGACCTAGACATTCGGcaccttcagctcccataatccatTACCATTGCTCACGTTCACTGGATTGTCAGGAAATTGAAGTCCCAGACACCTGGTGTGCTAGCAGACCCTTCTCTCCAGTTCACAGGGCTTGACAATGATCCCATGGCCTGTGGGGGATGTTCTATCACGTTCTGTTTTCCTTTCCATGCAGCGGTTCAGTATGGAAGGTATCTCAAACATTCTGCAGACTGGCATCCGACAGACATTTGGGAACTCAGCAGCAGATAAGCAGGTGAGTGTAATTATTAATGAGATGTGTTTATCTGTAGAACTGTATGTTCAACATTTTTTGTTATACTGCCTATGAAGGGAAGAGATGGAAAACTGGGGAACAAAGGATACGTATGAAATAGAATCTTAAACAGCACGACTCAGTTGAATGTTTTTGCTCTGGAGGGCTGTTTGTAAATGGAGAGGATAGTTAAAATGTTGAGCAGGACAGGGAAAACAGGGGCTTTTCAGGGGATAATATGTATGTAGGAGAACAATCATCCCCACACTCCTACCTGAAGATACCCACTGCAGATTACCGTGCCTCATCTATGACAAATACAAGGAAAACAGAGGTGGGGACCCTGCCTATCCCTTCTGTTGAGTGATTCCTGCTTGGATTAACATCTATCACGTGGTTTGACATGTATCTCTAAACATATGTCAAAATATTTACAGGCATAGTTCAACTTGTCACATTGACTGAAGAGAGCAACTTATGTATACACtagcacattcaaaacacccagtGGGCAAGATTCTGCAGCAGAGGCTATGATGCATAATTTAATGATGACGGCACACAGTAATTGATACACAACCATGCTAGTTAGTTATAAGAACACACAATAGAGATGCAAGGAGTAATATGTGCACCAGAGTACATTGTGCATCAGGACACTTGTGCAATGGGACATGGGCCCCAATGGTCCCAATGCTGGATTCATTTGTGTAAAGATCCCAATGGTATAACTATATTTCCCCCCTTGAGGATGCGAATATTGTGCTATGATGCATTTCAACTTCACATTGTAAGTTGGTTACAATGATATAATTTCCCAACTGGAAGCCACCCAAAGAAACCAAAAACTAGTTTCTTGAACCATTTTTATCCTTTGCTTTGGGGAACAAAAGAAGTGGTAGAGGATTCTTCCGGATGGATTGGATTAAGAACTGACGGTGGTGTTTCTTTCCAGTATTTGAACACAGTGATTCCATATGAGAAGAACGGAGTGCCTCTCTCAGTTGAAGACTTACAAATACTTACAAACAGTAAGTTCTTAACCATGACATGTTGTGTGCATTGCAATCCATTCTTtccaaaacatattttatttattatttatttatttacaacatgtataccctgcccttctcacccgaggggactcggttACTTTTTGGATGTCTGATATAATTAATTACCATTTCAAGAAATACAGCATTCTTCCTTAAGGGACTACTTGGATCTAAGTTTCACTGAGATGAGTTAGTCTTACAGGGGTACAGGGGAAAAAGGCCGAAATTGCTGTTAAGAGATTTGATGTGACTTGCTTTCATTGCCAAGAGttacatattttttatttttagggaGGAAATCcagttcatttctttttgtttttatagAAGAAATACATAAACAAATTAAAGATGTAACAGTTTGTATCTACATTGCATTCAAtatatttttcatgtcagaagcagattgagagtacagttataatgtatttttaaaaatacaaagttgaataaaaaaaagagaagagaagaaaggaaggaaatgtaaaaaaaagaaaagaaaaaaagataaaaagagattttaaaaagtgaatataaaaatgactacttggcagtttcttcaaggtactttgccttttctttcttccttaatttctccttaaattttaactccttttcttcttatttccttctcctttctgttgaggttatctttctttctctttatattttatttttccttttcctttatcatctatttttgcttctttctctcatctatccgttttaggttttccatcattctgtcccaatttgtttctttgattggttctcctttattttttgctagTAAGAAAGTCAGCCTGTCCATGTTACGTATGTCAAGCACCTTTATCAGCCaagtcatttttatattcactttctaaaatctctttttatctttttttctttttcttttttacatttccttcctttcttctcttaaccttttctctccttttcttttttgcccaatttgggattttgctttttattattctgttaaaactaataaagattattttataatttaaaaaaacacaaagttaaaaacttgacattatactagatttcctttgaccggaagctggccacttggagtggctCTGGTGTCGCTGtcagaaggtcctccatggtgcatgtggcagggctcaggttgcattataATAAGTGGTCTGTTTTTCTCCACActtacatgttgtggactccactttgtagcagaaaacctgggatcaaatcttgGAATactgggcctgtttggaagggccctaaggtgaAGATAAAGATTAGAAATAGAGTGGGTCCAAAAACATTACTtaaaattcagtttttaaaaactgacctctttttaaaaagagacgtGAAAAAGGAAGGAATCTATTAATCTCCTTGAATGGCTTGTACTATTAGTATATGGCTTGTAAAATTTAAAAGCTTTTCCTAAGTACTGGGGAATGTGCCTTGATGGTTGGTGCATCTTAGCAGTGACTGGGGGGCACATACCCGGTCTGCGCCATATATTTCCTGTAGTTCTGACACTTGCAATGGGAAATG comes from the Anolis carolinensis isolate JA03-04 unplaced genomic scaffold, rAnoCar3.1.pri scaffold_8, whole genome shotgun sequence genome and includes:
- the fez1 gene encoding fasciculation and elongation protein zeta-1 isoform X4: MEAPLVSLDEEFEDLRPCYIEEREEKSCYFYGSSPLLEDPLLSELENFSSEIISFKSMEDLVNEFDEKLNVCFRNYNAKTENLAPVKNHLQIQEEEENLQDEEVWDALTDNYIQSISEDWRDPNIEVLNGNISDTEVIEEIEEMMQNSPDPVEEEEILEEDDGGETSSQADSVLLQEMQALSQTLNNNWSHEGLGHMSSSELSELLDQVEGAIRDYSEELVQQLARRDELEFEKEVKNSFITVLMEVQNKQKEHRELMKRRRKEKGLSLQGSRIERATQMPLKRFSMEGISNILQTGIRQTFGNSAADKQYLNTVIPYEKNGVPLSVEDLQILTNILFAMKEDNEKVPTLLTDYILKVLCPT
- the fez1 gene encoding fasciculation and elongation protein zeta-1 isoform X1; the protein is MEAPLVSLDEEFEDLRPCYIEEREEKSCYFYGSSPLLEDPLLSELENFSSEIISFKSMEDLVNEFDEKLNVCFRNYNAKTENLAPVKNHLQIQEEEENLQDEEVWDALTDNYIQSISEDWRDPNIEVLNGNISDTEIREKEEDELNEKSENDSGINEEPLLTADQVIEEIEEMMQNSPDPVEEEEILEEDDGGETSSQADSVLLQEMQALSQTLNNNWSHEGCPIPRAWGLGHMSSSELSELLDQVEGAIRDYSEELVQQLARRDELEFEKEVKNSFITVLMEVQNKQKEHRELMKRRRKEKGLSLQGSRIERATQMPLKRFSMEGISNILQTGIRQTFGNSAADKQYLNTVIPYEKNGVPLSVEDLQILTNILFAMKEDNEKVPTLLTDYILKVLCPT
- the fez1 gene encoding fasciculation and elongation protein zeta-1 isoform X2, producing MEAPLVSLDEEFEDLRPCYIEEREEKSCYFYGSSPLLEDPLLSELENFSSEIISFKSMEDLVNEFDEKLNVCFRNYNAKTENLAPVKNHLQIQEEEENLQDEEVWDALTDNYIQSISEDWRDPNIEVLNGNISDTEIREKEEDELNEKSENDSGINEEPLLTADQVIEEIEEMMQNSPDPVEEEEILEEDDGGETSSQADSVLLQEMQALSQTLNNNWSHEGLGHMSSSELSELLDQVEGAIRDYSEELVQQLARRDELEFEKEVKNSFITVLMEVQNKQKEHRELMKRRRKEKGLSLQGSRIERATQMPLKRFSMEGISNILQTGIRQTFGNSAADKQYLNTVIPYEKNGVPLSVEDLQILTNILFAMKEDNEKVPTLLTDYILKVLCPT
- the fez1 gene encoding fasciculation and elongation protein zeta-1 isoform X3, which translates into the protein MEAPLVSLDEEFEDLRPCYIEEREEKSCYFYGSSPLLEDPLLSELENFSSEIISFKSMEDLVNEFDEKLNVCFRNYNAKTENLAPVKNHLQIQEEEENLQDEEVWDALTDNYIQSISEDWRDPNIEVLNGNISDTEVIEEIEEMMQNSPDPVEEEEILEEDDGGETSSQADSVLLQEMQALSQTLNNNWSHEGCPIPRAWGLGHMSSSELSELLDQVEGAIRDYSEELVQQLARRDELEFEKEVKNSFITVLMEVQNKQKEHRELMKRRRKEKGLSLQGSRIERATQMPLKRFSMEGISNILQTGIRQTFGNSAADKQYLNTVIPYEKNGVPLSVEDLQILTNILFAMKEDNEKVPTLLTDYILKVLCPT